From a region of the Mycobacterium intracellulare ATCC 13950 genome:
- a CDS encoding adenylate/guanylate cyclase domain-containing protein, whose product MAGSSAAPRTRYASCGEIDIAYQVFGDGPIDLLVLPGPFIPIDCVDSEPSMYRFHRRLASFCRVIRFDQRGIGLSSRVPSLDMIGAESWANDAIAVMNAVGCERATILAPSFTSLAGVVLAADFPERVNSLVIVNGQARTLRAPDYPFGSDLAEADPYTTVAIEPDAVERGFDILGIIAPSVAHDDAFRSWWDMAGNRAASPSMARAFIGKIREGDVRDRLDRVGVPTLILHRDNPRFSPVGHARYLAERIPGSRLVELPGEDVLYWVGDTGPMLDEIEEFITGIRGASDAERLLTTIVFTDIVGSTERAAELGDYRWRDLLDNHDRIVRHELQRFGGREVNTAGDGFVATFSSPSAALACADALVDAVQVLGIEVRVGIHAGEVEVRGAGKDDIAGMAVHIGARVAALAGPSEVLVSSTLRDIVTGSRHRFGDRGESALKGVPGYWRLYALVREHAAVRR is encoded by the coding sequence GTGGCTGGGAGTTCTGCGGCTCCACGGACCCGGTATGCCAGTTGCGGCGAGATCGACATCGCCTATCAGGTCTTCGGCGATGGCCCGATCGACCTGCTCGTGCTGCCGGGCCCGTTCATCCCCATCGACTGCGTCGACAGCGAGCCGTCGATGTACCGCTTTCATCGGCGCCTGGCGTCCTTCTGCCGGGTGATCCGCTTCGACCAACGCGGGATCGGGCTGTCCTCCCGGGTCCCGTCGCTGGACATGATCGGCGCGGAATCCTGGGCCAACGACGCGATCGCGGTCATGAACGCGGTCGGATGCGAGCGCGCGACGATCTTGGCTCCGAGCTTCACGTCGCTGGCCGGGGTGGTTCTCGCCGCCGATTTCCCCGAGCGGGTGAACAGCCTGGTGATCGTGAACGGCCAGGCGCGCACGCTGCGCGCCCCCGACTACCCGTTCGGCTCCGATCTCGCCGAGGCCGACCCCTACACCACCGTCGCCATCGAGCCGGACGCCGTCGAGCGGGGCTTCGACATCCTCGGCATCATCGCCCCCAGCGTCGCGCACGACGACGCGTTCCGGTCGTGGTGGGACATGGCCGGCAACCGGGCGGCGTCGCCCAGCATGGCGCGCGCGTTCATCGGCAAGATCCGCGAGGGCGACGTGCGCGACCGGCTGGACCGGGTCGGCGTGCCGACGCTGATCCTGCACCGGGACAACCCGCGGTTCAGCCCCGTCGGGCACGCGCGCTACCTCGCCGAGCGCATCCCCGGGTCGCGCCTGGTCGAGCTCCCCGGCGAAGACGTCCTGTACTGGGTGGGCGACACCGGGCCGATGCTGGACGAGATCGAGGAGTTCATCACCGGGATCCGCGGCGCCTCTGACGCCGAGCGGCTGCTCACGACCATCGTGTTCACCGACATCGTCGGGTCGACCGAGCGCGCCGCCGAGCTCGGCGATTACCGCTGGCGCGACCTGCTGGACAACCACGACAGGATCGTGCGGCACGAACTGCAGCGCTTCGGCGGCCGCGAGGTCAACACCGCCGGGGACGGATTCGTCGCGACGTTCAGCAGCCCGAGCGCCGCGCTCGCCTGCGCCGACGCTCTCGTGGACGCGGTGCAAGTGCTGGGCATCGAGGTGCGGGTCGGCATCCACGCCGGCGAAGTCGAGGTGCGCGGCGCCGGCAAGGACGATATCGCCGGCATGGCCGTGCACATCGGCGCGCGGGTGGCGGCCCTCGCCGGGCCGAGCGAGGTCTTGGTGTCCTCGACGCTGCGCGACATCGTCACCGGATCGCGGCACCGCTTCGGCGACCGGGGCGAGTCCGCCCTCAAGGGCGTGCCGGGCTACTGGCGCCTCTACGCCCTCGTCCGCGAGCACGCCGCCGTCCGCCGGTAA
- a CDS encoding methyltransferase domain-containing protein — translation MTDVDITLPPALRRALDLLIDPPADPDVSHGYLDLLGSGSAGDDGVGKNTGPIQAAWASRVGSMLYDNAQAFARQWISAWQLPLEWLQIPPGGIALDVGSGPGNVTASLARAAGPDGLALGVDISEPMLARAVRNEAGPQVGFIKADAQRLPLRDNTFDAAVSTAVLQLVPDPKAALAEIARVLRPGGRVAIMVPTAGRLARYWQLLPNVGAHAFDDDEIGDTLEDNGFSSVRVKNVGTFQWVRAKLG, via the coding sequence ATGACCGACGTGGACATCACGCTGCCTCCCGCGCTGCGGCGGGCGCTGGACCTGCTCATCGATCCGCCGGCCGATCCCGACGTCAGTCACGGCTATCTCGACCTGCTCGGCTCCGGTTCGGCCGGCGACGACGGCGTGGGGAAGAACACCGGCCCGATCCAGGCCGCGTGGGCGTCACGAGTCGGGTCGATGCTCTACGACAACGCCCAGGCCTTCGCTCGCCAGTGGATCAGCGCCTGGCAGCTGCCGCTCGAGTGGTTGCAAATCCCGCCCGGCGGTATCGCGCTGGACGTCGGCTCGGGACCGGGCAACGTCACCGCGTCGCTGGCGCGGGCCGCCGGACCCGACGGGCTGGCCCTCGGCGTCGACATCTCCGAGCCGATGCTCGCCCGCGCCGTCCGCAATGAGGCGGGGCCCCAGGTCGGCTTCATCAAGGCCGATGCGCAGCGACTTCCGCTGCGCGACAACACCTTCGACGCGGCGGTGTCGACCGCCGTGCTGCAACTGGTTCCGGACCCGAAGGCCGCGCTCGCCGAGATCGCGCGGGTGCTGCGGCCCGGGGGCAGGGTGGCGATCATGGTCCCGACGGCCGGGCGGCTGGCCCGCTATTGGCAGCTGCTGCCCAACGTCGGGGCGCACGCGTTCGACGACGACGAGATCGGCGACACCTTGGAAGACAACGGATTTAGCAGCGTTCGGGTCAAGAACGTCGGCACCTTCCAGTGGGTGCGCGCCAAGCTGGGCTGA
- a CDS encoding DUF2127 domain-containing protein: MPKERGLNRWELVTCALAGHVTYAPDDHALAQRLSGTTGLGEVWRCLRCGEFTVGPPHGRGHAEDAPMIMRGKALRQAIIIRALAVERLFRAVVIVLAAYAVWKFRGARGAIQATLDRDLPIFRAAGFKVDQMTIVHELEKALAAKPSTLALLTLMLAAYALLEVVEGVGLWLLKRWGEYFAVIATSVFLPLEIHDLAKGITMTRVVTFTINVAAVIYLLISKRLFGLRGGRKAYDEERRGEQLLDVERAAART, encoded by the coding sequence ATGCCCAAAGAACGTGGCCTCAATCGGTGGGAGCTGGTTACCTGCGCGCTCGCGGGACACGTCACCTATGCGCCCGACGATCACGCGCTCGCGCAGCGGCTGAGCGGCACCACCGGTCTGGGTGAGGTATGGCGCTGTCTGCGGTGCGGTGAATTCACCGTCGGCCCGCCGCACGGACGCGGTCACGCCGAGGACGCGCCGATGATCATGCGCGGCAAGGCCTTACGCCAGGCCATCATCATTCGCGCCCTGGCGGTGGAACGCCTGTTCCGCGCGGTGGTGATCGTCCTGGCGGCCTATGCGGTGTGGAAGTTTCGCGGAGCGCGGGGCGCCATTCAGGCCACCCTCGACCGGGACCTGCCGATCTTCCGCGCCGCCGGTTTCAAGGTCGATCAGATGACCATCGTGCACGAACTGGAAAAGGCGTTGGCCGCCAAGCCGTCCACCCTGGCGTTGCTGACCCTGATGCTGGCGGCCTATGCACTGCTGGAGGTCGTCGAGGGCGTCGGCCTGTGGCTGCTGAAACGCTGGGGCGAATACTTCGCGGTGATCGCCACCTCGGTCTTCCTACCGCTGGAGATCCACGACCTGGCCAAGGGCATCACGATGACGCGGGTGGTGACGTTCACCATCAACGTCGCCGCGGTGATCTATCTGCTGATCTCCAAACGTCTGTTCGGCCTGCGCGGCGGGCGCAAGGCCTACGACGAGGAACGGCGCGGCGAGCAGCTGCTCGACGTCGAGCGGGCCGCGGCCAGGACCTGA
- a CDS encoding MmgE/PrpD family protein encodes MDELAQFVVGAQASDLTGRPRALLTRNVLDSVACAVGSLNGELIATVREHTAQFSGDPTATLVGGGRASVDQAAFFNAVLVRYPDLLDTYLTVGGLCHPADNFGAVLAVAEHTGAGGADFLLALAVAYEVQCRFSAQVPVMARGLNHALQLAMSVAAGTAKLLGLSAEQTANAIAAAAADNVSLAGVHAEPVSHWKGVSPASTGMRAVYTTMLAARGVTGPKSLFDGPHGLVQLFGQRIDFHTADRALSCVEQTYLKQYCSLIHGQVVIDAVLALGAENSLRGEDVARVGLEVFQGAFDIAGGGAYGNKEHPRTKEQADYNLKYLSAVALIDGGVGPEQLETERVLRADVQDLLSRVDVTAADDLTAGYPQRTEARVHLRTHDGREFSREQDDYEGSPTRPMSWDRVVDKFWWLAGPFCERALGDEIIAAVARLDEIPVATLTGLLGAVSPTARRPRTGPRF; translated from the coding sequence GTGGACGAGCTGGCCCAATTCGTCGTCGGCGCGCAGGCGTCTGACCTGACCGGGCGGCCCCGTGCGCTGTTGACGCGCAACGTGCTCGACAGCGTCGCGTGCGCCGTCGGTTCGTTGAACGGGGAGCTCATCGCGACGGTCCGTGAACACACCGCCCAATTCAGCGGAGACCCGACGGCAACACTGGTCGGCGGAGGCCGGGCATCGGTGGACCAGGCCGCGTTCTTCAATGCGGTGCTGGTGCGCTACCCCGATCTGCTCGACACCTACCTGACCGTGGGAGGCCTGTGCCATCCCGCCGACAACTTCGGTGCCGTGCTGGCGGTGGCCGAGCACACCGGCGCCGGCGGCGCCGACTTCCTGCTGGCACTGGCGGTCGCCTACGAGGTCCAATGTCGTTTCAGCGCACAGGTTCCCGTGATGGCACGCGGACTCAACCATGCGCTGCAACTGGCGATGTCGGTGGCCGCGGGCACCGCGAAACTGCTCGGGCTCAGTGCCGAACAGACCGCCAACGCCATCGCGGCCGCCGCCGCCGACAATGTGTCGCTGGCGGGCGTGCATGCCGAACCGGTTTCCCACTGGAAGGGCGTCTCCCCGGCCAGCACCGGCATGCGCGCCGTCTACACGACGATGCTGGCGGCGCGCGGAGTCACCGGTCCCAAGTCGCTGTTCGACGGCCCTCACGGACTGGTCCAATTATTCGGTCAGCGAATCGATTTCCACACCGCCGACCGGGCACTGTCCTGCGTCGAGCAGACCTATCTGAAGCAGTACTGTTCGCTCATCCACGGCCAGGTGGTGATCGACGCGGTCCTGGCGCTGGGTGCCGAGAACAGTCTGCGCGGCGAGGACGTCGCGCGGGTCGGCCTCGAGGTCTTTCAGGGCGCATTCGACATCGCCGGCGGCGGTGCGTACGGCAACAAGGAGCACCCGCGCACCAAGGAGCAGGCCGACTACAATCTCAAATACCTGAGCGCGGTCGCCCTGATCGACGGGGGAGTCGGTCCCGAACAGCTTGAGACCGAACGGGTTCTGCGCGCCGACGTTCAGGACCTCTTGTCGCGGGTGGACGTCACGGCGGCCGACGATCTGACCGCGGGCTATCCGCAGCGCACGGAGGCGCGGGTGCACCTCAGGACGCACGACGGACGCGAATTCAGCCGCGAGCAGGACGATTACGAGGGATCACCCACCCGTCCGATGTCCTGGGATCGTGTCGTGGACAAGTTCTGGTGGCTCGCCGGGCCCTTTTGCGAGCGGGCGCTGGGTGACGAGATCATCGCGGCGGTCGCACGGCTCGACGAGATTCCCGTCGCCACGCTCACCGGACTGCTCGGCGCCGTGAGCCCCACCGCCCGGCGTCCGCGCACCGGGCCGCGCTTCTGA
- a CDS encoding PaaI family thioesterase: MHDQTPCIDFGELESVYAPLAESLRRLIDISIRTEAGAAAVAAATSKIDSAAAELSGALKPGPFGVHRNPDGQTIAWGNAVVGLRNPIAPPLVIHHEPDGLVWSEFVLGAAYEGPPDTVHGGVCALVLDHVLGATAHQPDKPAFTGTLTLRYRRPTALGRPLRAQAHVERVEGVKTFAVGHLADEHGVTVEAEGIFIHPRPAAE; this comes from the coding sequence ATGCATGACCAAACGCCCTGCATCGACTTCGGCGAGCTCGAGTCGGTCTACGCGCCGCTGGCCGAATCGCTTCGCCGGCTCATCGATATCAGCATCCGCACCGAGGCCGGCGCCGCGGCGGTGGCGGCGGCCACGTCCAAGATCGACAGTGCGGCAGCTGAATTGAGCGGGGCGTTGAAGCCCGGGCCGTTCGGCGTGCACCGCAATCCCGATGGCCAGACCATCGCGTGGGGCAACGCGGTGGTGGGCCTGCGCAACCCGATCGCACCGCCGCTGGTCATCCATCACGAACCCGACGGACTGGTGTGGTCGGAGTTCGTGCTGGGCGCCGCCTACGAGGGCCCGCCGGACACCGTGCACGGCGGCGTGTGCGCGCTGGTGCTCGATCATGTGCTGGGCGCGACCGCGCACCAGCCCGACAAGCCCGCGTTCACCGGCACGCTCACGCTGCGGTACCGGCGCCCCACGGCGCTGGGACGGCCACTACGGGCCCAGGCTCATGTCGAGCGTGTGGAGGGCGTCAAGACGTTCGCCGTCGGTCACCTGGCCGACGAGCACGGCGTCACGGTGGAGGCCGAGGGTATTTTCATTCATCCCAGACCGGCGGCGGAATAG
- a CDS encoding helix-turn-helix domain-containing protein translates to MLDVVELLARSGSARLRFSDVVRELDLTQATAHAILKTLCDRGWASRDPIAKTFALGPALAVVAARTDTARPLAHAARSAALRLSGEVGYACSVVEKFGDSLVVTAFEGEPATQPSGIPGDRIPYAPPFGVAMAAWDTDEEQRAWIRRGAGSNADRTQRLQQVLARTRERGFDIDWTTPALAQAVQVVGTLDSNEMPTPVRHIMDQLLVEFTTIGFLSDDNPGRRKQPVVTIAAPVFDDRGRVSLMVAVHPLCPLSARQIRDIGAHLTDETTALSGLPASAG, encoded by the coding sequence GTGCTCGATGTCGTCGAGCTCCTTGCGCGGTCCGGAAGCGCGCGGCTGCGGTTCTCCGACGTGGTGCGCGAGCTCGATCTCACGCAGGCGACGGCGCACGCCATCCTCAAGACCTTGTGCGACCGCGGCTGGGCCAGTCGCGATCCGATCGCGAAGACATTCGCGCTGGGGCCGGCGCTCGCCGTGGTGGCCGCCCGCACGGACACCGCCCGCCCGCTGGCCCACGCGGCGCGCTCGGCCGCGCTGCGCCTGTCCGGTGAAGTCGGCTACGCCTGTTCGGTGGTCGAGAAGTTCGGAGACTCCCTGGTGGTCACCGCATTTGAGGGCGAACCCGCCACCCAGCCGTCGGGCATACCGGGCGACCGCATCCCCTACGCACCACCCTTCGGGGTGGCGATGGCGGCCTGGGACACCGACGAGGAACAACGCGCCTGGATCCGCCGCGGCGCGGGCAGCAATGCCGATCGCACGCAGCGCCTGCAACAGGTCCTCGCACGGACGCGGGAACGGGGATTCGACATCGACTGGACGACACCCGCACTGGCCCAGGCCGTCCAGGTGGTCGGCACCTTGGACAGCAATGAGATGCCGACACCCGTGCGGCACATCATGGACCAACTGCTTGTCGAATTCACCACCATCGGGTTCCTTTCCGACGACAACCCCGGGCGTCGGAAGCAACCCGTGGTGACGATCGCCGCACCGGTCTTCGACGACCGGGGCCGCGTTTCCCTGATGGTGGCCGTGCACCCGTTGTGCCCGCTGAGCGCGCGGCAGATCCGGGACATCGGGGCGCATCTGACGGACGAGACGACGGCACTGAGCGGATTACCAGCATCAGCCGGGTAG
- a CDS encoding CGNR zinc finger domain-containing protein, with protein MVQDFLNTRGVDGYGPDLLADPGQAREWADAAVRAWSSARGVDVSPPELGEADLGRLRAVRSTIERMVDGEPPRSRGAHGVVASFGLSDAGEVRLDPSGSGWRWLASALWGEILLSQHADTWRRIKRCHNHRCGSTFYDRSKNNSGVWHDVKTCGNAVNLRASRARRREREKATRSAVSPQ; from the coding sequence TTGGTCCAGGACTTCCTCAACACGAGGGGCGTCGACGGGTACGGACCGGACCTGCTGGCCGACCCGGGCCAGGCGCGCGAGTGGGCGGACGCCGCGGTGCGGGCCTGGTCGTCCGCGCGCGGCGTGGACGTGTCGCCACCGGAGCTGGGTGAGGCGGATTTAGGCAGGCTTCGCGCGGTGCGGTCCACCATCGAGCGGATGGTGGACGGCGAACCGCCGAGGTCTCGGGGCGCCCACGGTGTCGTCGCGTCCTTCGGGCTGTCCGATGCCGGTGAGGTGCGGCTTGATCCCAGCGGCAGCGGGTGGCGCTGGTTGGCCTCGGCGTTGTGGGGCGAAATCCTGCTGAGCCAGCACGCCGACACCTGGCGGCGGATCAAGCGCTGCCACAACCACCGGTGCGGGTCGACGTTCTACGACCGCTCGAAGAACAACAGCGGGGTCTGGCACGACGTCAAGACGTGCGGCAACGCCGTCAACCTGCGGGCGTCCCGGGCGCGCCGGCGCGAACGCGAAAAGGCAACGCGCTCAGCGGTTTCGCCACAGTAG
- a CDS encoding class I SAM-dependent methyltransferase → MPEYAKHDDYWNHNSAYHPWLVGLAARRHGDVLDVGCGEGLLAQRLAPVSRSVVGLDADPVSVWRAAQRLQSIGNASVEHGRFEDLDEAERRYDLITFVASLHHLPLRDALHKARQMLRPAGQLAVVGLSANKSIADWVWAGLCVPGARVGGLLHRETRDIGVPVADPREGLDEIRRVAADVLPGAAIRRGLYYRYRLLWRNR, encoded by the coding sequence GTGCCTGAATACGCGAAGCACGACGACTACTGGAACCACAATTCCGCCTATCACCCGTGGCTGGTCGGCCTCGCCGCGCGGCGGCACGGCGATGTCCTGGACGTCGGGTGCGGCGAAGGGCTGCTGGCCCAGCGGTTGGCCCCGGTGTCCCGCAGCGTTGTCGGCCTCGATGCCGACCCGGTCTCGGTGTGGCGCGCGGCGCAGCGATTGCAGTCCATCGGCAACGCGTCGGTGGAACATGGGCGGTTCGAGGACCTCGATGAGGCCGAGCGGCGCTACGACCTGATCACCTTTGTGGCCAGTCTGCATCACCTGCCGCTGCGCGATGCCCTGCACAAAGCGCGTCAAATGCTGCGGCCCGCCGGGCAACTGGCCGTCGTCGGGCTGTCCGCCAACAAGAGCATCGCCGACTGGGTGTGGGCCGGCCTGTGCGTGCCGGGGGCGCGCGTCGGCGGGTTACTGCATCGGGAGACCCGCGACATCGGGGTGCCCGTTGCCGATCCCCGGGAGGGCCTCGACGAGATCCGGCGTGTCGCCGCCGACGTCTTACCCGGGGCCGCCATCCGGCGGGGCCTCTATTACCGTTACCGCCTACTGTGGCGAAACCGCTGA
- a CDS encoding SDR family oxidoreductase, with translation MGTYAITGSASGMGRETAQRLRDGGHTVIGVDIKDADVVADLSTPHGRSEAVERVLAASGGRLDGAVLAAGLGPSPGPDRLRQIAQVNYFGVVDLLTAWRAALAASGRAKAVVVASNSTTTVPAVPRRAVRSLLAHDADKALRSVRLFGPAAPTMMYAASKIAVSRWMRRHAVLPEWAGSGVRLNALAPGAIMTPLLAEQLSDPRQAKAVESFPVPVGGFGDPGQMAEWMCFMLSDAADFLCGTVIFVDGGTDAYFRSDDWPKAVPVGRLFGYLRRFRAFP, from the coding sequence ATGGGGACCTACGCGATCACCGGATCGGCGTCCGGGATGGGGCGCGAGACCGCCCAGCGCCTCCGGGACGGCGGGCACACCGTCATCGGAGTCGACATCAAGGACGCCGACGTCGTCGCCGATCTGTCGACGCCACACGGGCGTAGCGAGGCCGTCGAGCGCGTCCTGGCGGCATCGGGCGGCAGGCTCGACGGCGCCGTGCTTGCGGCCGGACTCGGGCCCAGTCCCGGGCCGGATCGCCTTCGCCAGATCGCCCAGGTCAACTATTTCGGGGTCGTCGACTTACTGACCGCCTGGCGGGCGGCGCTGGCGGCCTCCGGGCGCGCCAAAGCCGTTGTCGTCGCGAGTAATTCGACGACGACCGTGCCCGCGGTGCCCCGCCGGGCCGTGAGGTCCCTGCTCGCACACGACGCCGACAAGGCGTTGCGCTCGGTGCGGCTGTTCGGACCGGCCGCGCCGACCATGATGTACGCGGCCTCGAAAATCGCTGTCAGCCGTTGGATGCGGCGGCATGCGGTGCTGCCCGAGTGGGCCGGGTCCGGCGTGCGCCTCAACGCCCTGGCGCCGGGTGCGATCATGACTCCGCTTCTGGCCGAACAGTTGTCGGACCCACGGCAGGCCAAGGCCGTCGAATCGTTTCCGGTCCCGGTCGGTGGTTTCGGCGACCCGGGGCAGATGGCCGAGTGGATGTGCTTCATGTTGTCGGACGCAGCCGACTTCCTGTGCGGCACAGTCATATTCGTCGACGGCGGCACCGATGCCTATTTCCGGTCCGACGACTGGCCGAAGGCCGTGCCGGTAGGCCGATTGTTCGGGTACCTGCGCCGGTTCAGGGCCTTTCCATAA
- a CDS encoding zinc-binding dehydrogenase has product MVLRDGRLQVRETADPIPGRGELLLRTLSTAICASDVHFMDHPELAIDDPTGRSLYDTERDIVLGHEFVGEVIGHGPGCTDQFAAGTRVTAMPVRLVDGGAGGMRIIGQHPEAQGSFGELLVVSEVAAKRVPGDVPSDAVALTDAFAVGEFYVRSARLGQGEVAIVIGAGAIGLSAVAALAARGVEPIIVADYKSDRRELARDRFGAHVVVDPSEKSPFGAFNEVRARRGLPGPAVVFECVGAPGLIQKLVESAEMGTRIYCAGGWYTGDTLDITTATRQGVTIQFGGGPHPQDWYGTLDAIASGRLNPLPSVGKIIGLDEVPDALELARRSDGPPRIIVRPNGDRP; this is encoded by the coding sequence GTGGTGTTGCGAGACGGTCGGCTGCAGGTCCGCGAGACCGCGGACCCCATCCCCGGCCGGGGCGAGTTGTTGCTGCGCACGTTGAGCACCGCGATCTGCGCTTCCGACGTGCATTTCATGGACCACCCGGAACTCGCCATCGACGACCCGACCGGCCGCTCGCTGTATGACACCGAGCGCGACATCGTGCTCGGTCACGAATTCGTGGGTGAGGTCATCGGGCACGGTCCCGGTTGCACCGACCAGTTCGCCGCCGGCACGCGCGTGACCGCCATGCCGGTGCGGCTGGTCGACGGCGGCGCGGGCGGAATGCGCATCATCGGTCAGCATCCCGAGGCGCAGGGCAGTTTCGGTGAGCTGTTGGTGGTTTCGGAGGTCGCGGCCAAGCGCGTCCCGGGTGACGTGCCCAGCGACGCCGTCGCCTTGACCGACGCGTTCGCGGTCGGCGAGTTCTACGTGCGGTCGGCGCGGTTGGGACAGGGTGAGGTCGCGATCGTCATCGGCGCGGGGGCGATCGGGCTTTCGGCCGTCGCCGCGCTGGCCGCCCGCGGCGTCGAGCCCATCATCGTGGCGGACTACAAATCCGACCGGCGCGAGCTGGCCCGCGACCGCTTCGGTGCCCATGTCGTGGTCGACCCGTCCGAGAAGTCCCCGTTCGGGGCCTTCAACGAGGTCCGTGCGCGGCGCGGATTGCCCGGGCCGGCCGTCGTATTCGAATGCGTCGGCGCCCCGGGGTTGATCCAGAAGCTGGTCGAATCCGCCGAGATGGGCACCCGAATCTATTGTGCGGGTGGCTGGTACACCGGCGACACCCTCGACATCACCACCGCCACCCGCCAGGGCGTGACCATTCAGTTCGGCGGCGGCCCGCACCCGCAGGACTGGTACGGCACACTCGACGCGATCGCCTCGGGGCGGCTGAACCCGCTACCGAGCGTCGGCAAGATCATCGGCCTCGACGAGGTACCCGACGCCCTCGAGCTGGCCCGCAGGTCCGACGGTCCGCCGCGGATCATCGTCCGCCCGAATGGAGATCGCCCGTGA
- a CDS encoding SRPBCC family protein: MSDTERIVTATRVMSANVARIFELIADPSRQPSWDGNGNLASSAPGQRVRAVGDVFKTTLTNGAVRENHVTEFVEGSKIAWRPAEPGKQPPGHLWRWELSPVNAELTTVTHTYDWTELTDATRLERARATTTDMLRESMDRLAALAQSAE; encoded by the coding sequence ATGTCCGATACCGAACGCATCGTGACCGCCACCCGGGTCATGTCGGCCAACGTCGCGCGGATCTTCGAACTGATCGCCGACCCGTCGCGCCAGCCGAGCTGGGACGGCAACGGCAATCTGGCGTCATCGGCGCCCGGTCAGCGCGTGCGCGCAGTGGGTGACGTGTTCAAGACCACGCTGACCAACGGCGCGGTGCGGGAGAACCATGTCACCGAGTTCGTCGAGGGCAGCAAAATCGCTTGGCGCCCAGCCGAACCCGGCAAGCAGCCGCCCGGTCACCTGTGGCGCTGGGAGCTCAGCCCGGTCAACGCCGAGCTGACCACGGTGACCCACACGTACGACTGGACGGAGCTGACCGACGCCACCCGCCTCGAGCGCGCCCGCGCGACGACGACGGACATGCTGCGCGAGTCGATGGATCGGCTCGCCGCGCTGGCGCAGAGCGCCGAATAA
- a CDS encoding TetR/AcrR family transcriptional regulator: MQSEPGSASHSASAEALTDLDRTILDTARGVFETYGVRRANIDDVATRAGVSRSTIYRRFPTKEKLFGQVVRREAELFFSTLDQATAGCDPREAVVEAFALGVRLVQDSPLYSRIAESEPELFGMFSRSHVFPIRQFADGIAHTLRRCGAEMSGTDLDNVADILLRVALGIIVFPTDRLDTSDPAAVREYAARYLVPIIGP, translated from the coding sequence ATGCAGTCCGAACCGGGCTCGGCCTCTCACTCCGCTTCCGCCGAGGCGCTGACCGATCTCGATCGCACCATCCTGGACACCGCGCGCGGCGTGTTCGAGACCTACGGCGTGCGTCGGGCCAACATCGACGACGTCGCCACCCGGGCCGGTGTCAGCCGCAGCACCATCTATCGCCGCTTTCCGACCAAGGAGAAGCTGTTCGGGCAGGTGGTGCGGCGCGAGGCCGAGCTGTTCTTCAGCACGCTCGATCAGGCCACGGCGGGGTGTGATCCGCGGGAGGCCGTGGTCGAGGCGTTCGCGCTCGGGGTGCGCCTGGTGCAGGACTCGCCGCTGTATTCGCGGATCGCCGAAAGCGAGCCGGAGCTGTTCGGGATGTTCTCCCGGTCGCACGTGTTCCCGATCCGCCAGTTCGCCGACGGGATCGCCCATACCCTGCGGCGGTGCGGCGCCGAGATGTCCGGGACCGACCTGGACAACGTCGCCGACATCCTGCTGCGCGTCGCGCTCGGCATAATCGTCTTTCCCACCGATCGGCTCGACACCTCGGACCCGGCGGCGGTGCGCGAGTACGCCGCCCGCTATCTGGTTCCGATCATCGGCCCCTGA
- a CDS encoding SDR family oxidoreductase: MVNVNGAAVVVTGGQRGLGKAIVAELLDRGAAKIYATARVPKPSEDPRVIAVELDVTRPDSVAALATTAADADIVINNAGVLGARTLLDSDIEQVRAVFETNYFGALRVAKAFAPVLADNGGGALVDIASILSWMPGSGGYGDSKAALWSMTNSLRAELEKQGTLVIAAHLSFTDTDMTSGFDAPKNDPRQVARAIVDGIEADDKEVLADDDTRYVKAALAGPVEALPRMP; this comes from the coding sequence ATGGTCAACGTCAACGGAGCGGCCGTGGTGGTCACCGGCGGGCAGCGCGGTCTCGGCAAGGCCATCGTGGCCGAGTTGTTGGACAGGGGCGCGGCGAAGATCTACGCGACGGCGCGGGTGCCGAAGCCCAGTGAGGACCCCCGCGTGATCGCCGTCGAATTGGACGTCACCCGGCCGGACTCGGTGGCCGCGCTGGCGACGACGGCGGCCGACGCGGACATCGTCATCAACAATGCCGGCGTTCTCGGCGCCCGGACCCTGCTCGACAGCGACATCGAACAGGTGCGAGCGGTCTTCGAGACGAACTACTTCGGCGCGCTGCGCGTCGCCAAGGCATTCGCACCCGTCCTGGCCGACAACGGCGGTGGTGCCCTCGTCGACATCGCCTCGATCCTGTCCTGGATGCCCGGATCCGGTGGGTACGGCGACTCCAAGGCCGCCCTGTGGTCGATGACGAATTCCCTGCGTGCCGAACTGGAGAAGCAGGGCACCCTGGTCATTGCCGCGCATCTCAGCTTCACCGACACCGACATGACCTCCGGCTTCGACGCGCCCAAGAACGACCCGCGCCAGGTGGCACGCGCGATCGTCGACGGCATCGAGGCGGACGACAAGGAGGTGCTGGCCGACGACGACACCCGCTACGTGAAGGCGGCGCTGGCCGGACCGGTCGAGGCGCTGCCCCGGATGCCGTGA